In one Carassius carassius chromosome 14, fCarCar2.1, whole genome shotgun sequence genomic region, the following are encoded:
- the LOC132157546 gene encoding uncharacterized protein LOC132157546, which yields MDKMFHIVVFDKTNEVEVVPSVWIKNGECMWPPNKIDITKAVKSQESPGDDWKPHKARIIFTSHDYKEARRKLPLAVDHTDIDQTDGGDSPITFQRKRIPKNILFPGEDDDDDNAMEEHLKEPKSRKGRYSIPDAPKIARHANKLDTGKPNCPKIFHSTLDLRNDEMEGIKGTKSKKKRYALPNAPVICREQISPAVDNLHLSGQGRTDLRPRDHSSPDVSPHGQSSPHLRPHGQSSPHLRPHGQKSPNLLPSCYSPDLYADCHSTPEIHSSQQTSIAMLSSGWNVLSESCTSSKSSTETLLSQAKVEVRRPAHKSEEIHKKRHSEPSRLPQPHQTTDIEQTSSHQIFLLRNILTKQEMLMDQMRIIMKTLQCMQSSQETEIGLDRNLLPLKDLTSLQSMEGNLRSTPDLHKQLVNTLALKGGVDVQESVWRIMHGLFTNSLARKVNMRGLNGKISFLRLQIRDVVIAAVRRNRLTSDATEKDIDSTVKRWLYLAPDRDGGRKERMKSKVHKDNMTG from the exons ATGGATAAG ATGTTTCACATTGTTGTCTTTGACAAGACAAATGAGGTTGAAGTTGTGCCTTCAGTCTGGATTAAAAATGGAGAGTGCATGTGGCCTCCAAATAAGATAGATATAACAAAAGCTGTGAAATCACAGGAGAGTCCTGGAGATGACTGGAAGCCCCATAAGGCCAGAATTATTTTCACGTCAC ATGACTATAAGGAAGCTAGACGTAAACTACCTCTTGCTGTTGATCACACAGACATTGATCAGACCGATGGAGGAGACTCACCAATTACATTTCAAAGAAAAAGAAT ACCCAAGAACATTCTTTTCCCTGGAGAAGACGACGACGATGATAATGCGATGGAAGAGCACCTGAAAGAACCAAAATCAAGAAAAGG AAGGTATTCTATACCCGATGCTCCGAAAATTGCTAGACATGCCAACAAATTAGACACAGGAAAGCCAAACTGCCCTAAGATCTTCCACAGTACTCTTGACCTCCGCAATGATGAGATGGAAGGCATTAAAGGAACAAAGtccaaaaaaaa GAGGTATGCCTTACCTAATGCTCCAGTGATCTGTAGGGAACAGATTTCTCCTGCAGTAGACAACCTCCACCTTAGTGGCCAAGGCAGAACTGACCTTCGTCCACGCGATCATAGCAGTCCTGATGTTAGCCCACATGGCCAAAGCAGTCCTCACCTTCGTCCACATGGCCAAAGCAGTCCTCACCTTCGTCCACATGGCCAAAAGAGTCCCAATCTTCTCCCAAGTTGCTACAGTCCTGACTTGTATGCAGATTGCCACAGCACTCCTGAGATCCACTCAAGTCAGCAGACCAGCATTGCTATGTTATCCTCAGGCTGGAATGTTCTCTCCGAAAGTTGCACATCAAGTAAATCAAGCACTGAGACCCTTTTAAGCCAGGCCAAGGTTGAGGTCAGAAGACCAGCCCATAAAAGTGAAGAGATCCATAAAAAAAGGCACTCCGAACCTTCAAGGCTCCCTCAGCCACACCAGACCACGGACATCGAGCAAACATCCAGTCACCAAATTT TTCTTCTTCGTAATATATTAACAAAACAGGAGATGCTTATGGACCAAATGCGAATTATCATGAAGACCCTCCAGTGTATGCAATCAAGTCAGGAGACAGAGATAGGCCTAGATCGAAATTTGTTGCCTCTCAAAGATCTCACTTCTCTACAGAGCATGGAGGGGAACCTGCGGAGTACTCCTGACCTCCATAAGCAATTG GTAAACACACTGGCTCTTAAAGGTGGGGTGGACGTGCAGGAGTCTGTTTGGAGAATCATGCATGGTCTGTTTACCAACTCCTTGGCGAGGAAAGTTAACATGAGAGGATTGAATGGAAAGATTAGCTTCCTACGCCTACAGATACGAGATGTTGTGATTG CGGCTGTGAGACGTAACCGCCTAACATCCGATGCCACAGAGAAAGACATTGATTCCACCGTTAAAAGATGGTTGTATCTGGCCCCAGACAGAGATGGTGGACGGAAAGAAAGGATGAAGAGCAAAGTGCATAAGGACAATATGACTGGTTAA